Proteins encoded within one genomic window of Amorphoplanes friuliensis DSM 7358:
- a CDS encoding aldehyde dehydrogenase family protein, translating to MDSTDVINPATGTVLGTVPSNGLAETDAAIERAQRAFESWRQVAPGDRARLLRRFAAVVGDHIEELAGLEVRNSGHTIGNARWEAGNVRDVLDFYAGAPERLSGRQIPVAGGLDVTFHEPLGVVGIIVPWNFPMPIAGWGFAPALAAGNTVVLKPAELTPLTAIRLGELALEAGLPEGVFTVIPGKGSVVGQRFVTHPAVRKVCFTGSTPVGKSIMAGCADQVKRVTLELGGKSANIVFADADLERAAAAAPAGVFDNAGQDCCARSRLLVQDTVYERFLSLLEPAVKAFRVQDPSLDTAEMGPLISAAHREKVASYTGGAEVAFAGEAPKGDGWWFPPTVLLAHSADDAHWREEVFGPVVSVLPFHDEADAVRLANDTEYGLSGSIWTRDLGRALRVSRGVETGNLSVNSHSSVRYWTPFGGMKQSGLGRELGPDALLSFTDVKNVFIATDS from the coding sequence GTGGACAGCACTGACGTGATCAATCCGGCGACCGGGACCGTGCTCGGGACCGTGCCGTCGAACGGCCTGGCCGAGACGGACGCCGCGATCGAACGGGCCCAGCGGGCCTTCGAGAGCTGGCGGCAGGTGGCTCCGGGCGACCGGGCCCGGCTGCTGCGGCGCTTCGCCGCGGTGGTCGGCGACCACATCGAGGAGCTCGCCGGCCTCGAGGTCCGCAACTCCGGGCACACCATCGGGAACGCCCGCTGGGAGGCGGGCAACGTCCGCGACGTGCTCGACTTCTACGCGGGTGCCCCCGAGCGGCTGTCCGGGCGGCAGATCCCGGTGGCCGGTGGCCTCGACGTCACCTTCCACGAGCCGCTCGGTGTGGTCGGCATCATCGTGCCGTGGAACTTCCCGATGCCCATCGCGGGCTGGGGCTTCGCTCCGGCCCTGGCCGCGGGCAACACGGTGGTGCTCAAGCCGGCCGAGCTGACCCCGCTGACCGCGATCCGGCTCGGTGAGCTGGCGCTGGAGGCGGGCCTGCCCGAGGGCGTCTTCACCGTGATCCCCGGCAAGGGCAGTGTCGTCGGGCAGCGTTTTGTCACCCATCCGGCCGTCCGCAAGGTGTGTTTCACCGGGTCGACACCGGTCGGGAAGTCCATCATGGCCGGCTGCGCCGACCAGGTGAAACGCGTGACGCTCGAGCTCGGCGGCAAGAGCGCCAACATCGTTTTTGCCGACGCCGACCTGGAACGCGCAGCCGCCGCCGCACCGGCCGGAGTGTTCGACAACGCCGGTCAGGACTGCTGTGCGCGGTCGCGGCTGCTGGTCCAGGACACCGTCTACGAGCGTTTCCTCTCGCTGCTGGAGCCGGCCGTCAAGGCGTTCCGGGTGCAGGATCCGAGCCTGGACACCGCCGAGATGGGCCCGCTGATCTCCGCCGCGCATCGGGAGAAGGTCGCGTCGTACACGGGTGGGGCCGAGGTGGCCTTTGCCGGTGAGGCGCCGAAGGGTGACGGCTGGTGGTTCCCGCCGACCGTGCTCCTGGCCCACTCCGCCGACGACGCGCACTGGCGGGAAGAGGTCTTCGGGCCGGTCGTGTCGGTGCTGCCGTTCCACGACGAGGCCGACGCGGTCCGTCTCGCGAACGACACCGAGTACGGCCTCTCCGGCTCGATCTGGACGCGTGACCTGGGCCGGGCCCTGCGCGTCTCCCGCGGCGTCGAGACCGGCAACCTCAGCGTCAACTCGCACTCGTCGGTGCGGTACTGGACGCCGTTCGGTGGCATGAAGCAGTCCGGTCTCGGCCGTGAGCTGGGCCCGGACGCGCTGCTGTCGTTCACCGACGTCAAGAACGTGTTCATCGCGACGGACAGCTGA